The genomic segment AACCAGGATTCAGCCGGTACCTGCGACCTGCCCGTCGGCGATTCTTGCTTTATGGACTTTAGTACGTTAAACGGGAATACGAAGGCTTCTGGAGCGCTGAGTATACGAACGTCCATTAATGGGGAAATAAAAGGAGACGAAGGAAAATATGGCCAGCGCTTGAGACGCTGGCCGGTAATCCATGGTTTATCTTATAAGCCTTAGAACAAACTACCCCTTTTGAAGGGGGGCTTGTTCATCGTGTATATGGCCGTTTATAAAAACGGTGCGGGCGTAAAGCACGTGGTTTTCCGATACATTCAGAGAGAATGAACGCCTGACGGACCCGTTCAGGTTGATGTATCCAGTCTCCGGGTCCAGGGGATTCCGGCTTCTTCGCAGGAAACGGTTTGTCCGGAGGCCCCTCTTTCCCGGCACCTGCTTTTTCCAGACGGCGACTGGCTTCAAGCATTTTTTTCTGCCATTCACTGGAAGCAGGAAGGTCAGGAACTGTTTCACTTTCAGGTTCAGGCTTTTTTTCCTGTACGGGTTGATCCGGAATCTGATCTTTAGAATCAGACACAGGAATCATCTTACCAGGCTCAATTCTCCCTCTTCTTTCCTGACGCCGTTTTCGTTCATTCTCATTTTGTTTTTCAACCGAGCGGGCAATATAGAAAATGAAAGCGATAACGGCAATGATGATTCCGACAAAACTCATGAAGGAGACAACTCCTTTTTACTTAGAATCATTCGGAGAGGTGTCTGAGGTTCCCTGATCTCCGAATGAATGACGCATTTCTGTATCAGCCTTAATGTTATTATAATTCATGTAATCCATAACGCCGAGTTTGCCTGCCCTGAGTGCAGCAGCCATTGCAAGAGGTACATCAGATTCTGCTTCAACCACTTTGGCGTGCATTCCTTCCACGCGGGCGCGCATCTCCTGCTCGCCGGCAACGGCCATTGCACGCCTTTCTTCAGCTTTGGCCTGAGCAATATTCTTATCGGCCTCCGCCTGTTCCGTCTGCAACATGGCACCGATATTTTTACCGATATCAACATCGGCAATATCAATGGAGAGGATTTCAAAAGCAGTTCCTGCATCAAGGCCCTTTTCAAGTACCGTTTTTGAAATCGTATCCGGATTTTTCAGAACATCCTTATGTGACGGAGAAGAACCAATCGTGCTCACAACACCTTCACCGACACGGGCAACAATGGTTTCTTCCCCGGCACCACCAACCAGTCTGTCGATATTCGCACGCACGGTAATCCGTGCTTTTACCTTCACTTCAATCCCATTGATCGCGACACCGGAAATGAAAGGCGTTTCAATAACTTTGGGATTAACACTCATCTGCACAGCCTGAAGTACATCTCTTCCGGCCAGATCAATCGCTGCTGTCCGTTCAAATGTCAGAGAAATATTTGCCCGGTGTGCGGCGATCAGTGCATTAACGACACGATCAACATTCCCCCCTGCCAGGTAGTGGCTTTCCAGCTGGTTCGTATGAAGGTCAAGACCAGCTTTCGTTGCTTTGATCAGAGGTTCAATGACGCGCCTCGGTACCACTCGTCTGAGCCGCATACCGATCAGAGTGAATATCCCGATTTTAACTCCTGACGACAGTGCCGATATCCAAAGCATAATCGGTACAAACGTAAACAGAATGACAAGACCAATAATAATCAGTGCAGCAATAATTAAAATACCTACCGTTGATGCATCCATGAACATCCTCATCCCCTTTAGTGGAATACTCTTAGTCAGACTATTCCTGTGTATAAAGAAAGCCCTGCTTGTGATCAACGCAAACAGAGCTTTTCATTTAATTTAATTTACTGCGAACAAGACGATTAATCAGGCTACCGTCAGCCCGGCCTTTTACCTTTGGCATGATGGCCTTCATCACTTTGCCAATTTCGGTCTTTGATACTGCTCCGACCTCTGAAATCACCTGATCAACAATAGAATTAACTTCATTCTCAGATAATTGTTCAGGCATGTAAGATTGAACAATAGCAATTTCTTTACGGACTTCATCGATCAGATCCTGCCGCTCGGCTTTCTTAAACTCTTGGAGGGAGTCTTTTCTTTGCTTAAGCTCATGGGTCAGGACTGAGAGCGCTTCTTCGTCTGACAACTCTTTACGGCGCCTGATTGACTCATTATGAAGCGATGTTTTGATCATGCGAATAACGGTGAGTCGATCTTTATCTCTTGCTTTCATCGCCTGCTTCATATCGGCAGTCAGTCGATCAACCAGGTTCATTGATCAAAACCCCTTCTCAGTATCTGCGACGTTTTTTACGTGCAGCCTCAGATTTTTTCTTACGCTTAACACTCGGTTTCTCGTAAGTTCTCCGCTTTTTAACTTCAGCTAAAGTACCGGATTTTGAAACCGAACGTTTGAAACGTCTTAATGCATCTTCAATTGATTCATTCTTTCGTACCCTCGTCTCGACCATCGTAGTTTCCCTCCCTCCGAAAACAAAAGCAGCTTAAACTGACATCCGTATGTCACTAGCCATTATATACGATAGATAACAAATTATCAAATATACGAAAGCGTTTTTTATCGTTATTCGGAAGTGATCTGTGGCATGACAACATATTTTCTGTCCTGACACAGTGATTTACCCGCATGTTTCCCATACTTTCAGTCATGGACAACCTCTGGGTTAAATAAAATAGGACGAGGTGATCAATCGATGGATCAACAGATCATTATCCTGATTCTTTATATCCTTCTCTTTCTGATTGGTATGGGTGTCATGACCGGAGGCATGCATGCGCTGGTCGGAGGACGGATGAAGGAAACACTGGAGCGCGCCGCAGACACCCCGTTAAAGGGCCTTTTTCTGGGAACCCTGGCTTCCATGCTTTTACAGAGCAGTTCAGCAGTAACGATCATCACGGTCGGACTGATCAGTGCACATGCCATGCGTTTCTCTC from the Sporolactobacillus sp. Y61 genome contains:
- a CDS encoding GatB/YqeY domain-containing protein, with the protein product MNLVDRLTADMKQAMKARDKDRLTVIRMIKTSLHNESIRRRKELSDEEALSVLTHELKQRKDSLQEFKKAERQDLIDEVRKEIAIVQSYMPEQLSENEVNSIVDQVISEVGAVSKTEIGKVMKAIMPKVKGRADGSLINRLVRSKLN
- the floA gene encoding flotillin-like protein FloA (flotillin-like protein involved in membrane lipid rafts), yielding MDASTVGILIIAALIIIGLVILFTFVPIMLWISALSSGVKIGIFTLIGMRLRRVVPRRVIEPLIKATKAGLDLHTNQLESHYLAGGNVDRVVNALIAAHRANISLTFERTAAIDLAGRDVLQAVQMSVNPKVIETPFISGVAINGIEVKVKARITVRANIDRLVGGAGEETIVARVGEGVVSTIGSSPSHKDVLKNPDTISKTVLEKGLDAGTAFEILSIDIADVDIGKNIGAMLQTEQAEADKNIAQAKAEERRAMAVAGEQEMRARVEGMHAKVVEAESDVPLAMAAALRAGKLGVMDYMNYNNIKADTEMRHSFGDQGTSDTSPNDSK
- the rpsU gene encoding 30S ribosomal protein S21 codes for the protein MVETRVRKNESIEDALRRFKRSVSKSGTLAEVKKRRTYEKPSVKRKKKSEAARKKRRRY